The following proteins come from a genomic window of Noviherbaspirillum sp. L7-7A:
- a CDS encoding ABC transporter permease, whose product MSASPHRAPRPPGIWTIAGSLGRRQYWLFAALGLLSPLLLWSALSASGLIDPVFLPNPAMVARRILTWLTEDDLLADTGISIYRVSAGFVLSAVLALPLGLLIGSFRPVAAMLEPLTDFIRYMPAVAFIPLIMLWVGIDESAKISVIFIGTFFQMLLMVAEDVRRTPKAQIEAAHTMGATRYEIIKLVLLPSAKPALLDTLRVTMGWAWTYLVVAELVAANSGLGYSILKAQRFLKTDTIFAGIILIGLIGLVMDQGFRWLHRRLFPWAQARA is encoded by the coding sequence ATGTCCGCATCCCCCCATCGCGCGCCACGCCCACCAGGCATCTGGACCATCGCCGGCAGCCTGGGCCGCCGTCAGTACTGGCTGTTCGCCGCGCTGGGCCTGCTTTCGCCGCTACTGCTGTGGAGCGCGTTGTCGGCCTCCGGCCTGATCGACCCGGTATTTCTGCCCAACCCGGCCATGGTCGCCCGGCGCATCCTGACTTGGCTGACCGAGGACGACCTGCTGGCCGACACCGGCATCTCGATCTACCGCGTCAGCGCCGGCTTCGTGCTGTCGGCGGTGCTGGCCCTGCCACTGGGCCTGTTGATCGGCTCGTTCCGGCCGGTGGCGGCGATGCTGGAGCCGCTGACCGATTTCATTCGCTACATGCCGGCAGTGGCCTTCATCCCGCTGATTATGCTGTGGGTGGGCATCGATGAAAGCGCCAAGATATCGGTGATCTTCATCGGCACCTTCTTCCAGATGCTGCTGATGGTGGCCGAGGATGTGCGGCGCACGCCGAAGGCTCAGATCGAGGCCGCCCATACCATGGGCGCAACCCGCTATGAAATCATCAAGCTCGTGCTGCTACCCTCGGCTAAGCCGGCGCTGCTCGACACGCTTCGGGTAACGATGGGCTGGGCCTGGACCTATCTCGTGGTGGCCGAGCTGGTGGCTGCCAATTCCGGCCTCGGCTATTCCATCCTGAAGGCGCAGCGCTTCCTGAAAACCGACACCATCTTCGCCGGCATCATCCTGATCGGCCTGATCGGCCTGGTGATGGACCAGGGCTTCCGATGGCTGCATCGCCGGCTCTTTCCATGGGCGCAAGCCAGGGCCTGA